AACGAATCGGGAATCTCGCGCGGCAGCTTGCGCCAATCTTGCTTGTAGTTATTGGGAAACACCTCGGCGAACTGCGGGATCGCGAAGTGGGCGAGATTCACGAGGCAGGTCGAGTCGTCGATGATCAGATTCACCGGTACCCGCGCGAGGGGCAAAATCGCCTGCACATCAGCGGATCGCTCCGGTCGCTCGCCCGGAATCGTGGCCCACGCTTGATCGCCCCAGGCCAGCGCGCCTAAGGCGCCAACCGCACTCATTTCCAGCATTTTTCGCCGAGAAAACGTGTGGTTTTCGTACCGCATCGCGACAACTCCGAGAGGTGTTTCGAGTGAGCTAAACGAGGCAAACAAAATGACTTTACTATTCCATCGACAACTGTCGATCAGTACAACGGTAGTATACCGAGATGTACATCAGACCCCGCCAAAGTTTTCTCGGAAAAGTTTGCACCCCCGCCGCCGAAATTTCCCACGGATGACCTCGCCATGTTTGACACGTTTGGTCGCCCTACGAACGTCAGCCGACGCCGCTTCCTCGCACAAACTTCCGTTCAAGTTGGCGCGCTGGGGACCCTCTCGATTGGCAGCTTCGCGCGCGGCGAGACAGGCAAGTCTTCCGTAGCACCGAAAGCCAAGCGGGCGATGATGATTTTTCTCGCAGGTGGCGCTTCACACTTCGAGACGTTCGATCCCAAGCCCGATGCGCCGCTTGAATTTCGCGGACCGTTTAACGCCATTAGCACCAAACTCCCTGGCATTCAGTTCAGCGAGAATCTACGCGAGCTCTCGAAGCTCAACGATCAATTCTCGCTCGTCCGCAGCGTCTGTCACGAGAATAGCGGCCATGGCGGCGGCCAACGCCAAGTGCAAACGGGCTACAAGAGTGCTTCGCTCGAAGACGAATTGCCGCACGACTATCCGGCGGTCGGGAGCGTGGTGGCGAAGATGCGCGGGCCGATGTCGCAAGGTATGCCGACGTATATGCATCTGCCCAACGGCAACGATGGCGGGGCGAAATTCCTGGGGAATGCGTACGATGCGTTTCAGGTGTATAGCACCGGTTTGCCGGTGGGAATTCAGCTGCGAAGTTCGGTGAAGCTCGATCGACTCGAATCGCGCGTGGCACTACGCAAATCGCTCGACCGCATGGCGCGCGTGGCGAGTGAAGGTCGCGCAATGGAGAGCATGGATCAGCTGGAGCGGCAAGCGCTGGAGATGATCACCAGCCCCTCTGCTGCCGATGCGTTCGAACTCGACAAAGAGTCCGAAGCGATGCGCATGCGCTACGGCAAGCACGAAGCGGGCCGCTGCCTGCTACTCGCCCGCCGCTTTTTGGAAGCAGGCGCGGGAATCGTCACCGTGCGCATGGGAAGTTGGGATCACCACGGCAATGCGGGGGGAACCGTCACCAGCGGAACGCTCGAAAACGTCCCACCACTCGACCAATCGCTCTCTGCATTTCTGACCGACATGACCGAACGTGGCATGCTCGACGATACGATCGTATGGGTCTGGGGCGAATTCGGTCGCACCCCACGGATCAACAACAGCGCCGGTCGCGACCACTGGCCGCAAGCGATGAGCGTGCTGCTGGCAGGTGGCGGCATTCAGCCCGGCCACGTGATTGGCAGCACCACCAGCAAAGGGGAACATCCGGCCGACTCCCCCTTCTCGCCCGCCGATGTGCTGGCGACGGTCTACAAACAGCTCGGCATCGACACCAGCCACCAATTCCTCAACACCGCCGGCCGCCCCATCTCCATCCTCGCCGAAGGCAAACCGATCCGCGAGTTGCTGTAGGTCATGTATGTCGTCGCAATCACCCACTTATTTGATACCGGAAGAATGGATCGACGACCTTGAACCCTTGCCAACTTACGAACACTTTCGCCACCCTGGTGCCGATCTCGATTCCGAGTATGCGAGGAAGAATTTTGAAGGGCTCTCTCGCACACAAGCACTCGTTAAGTTTCGCGACTGCCCGTTTACTCATCAAGAAGATTTTCTATGGATGAGTCCACCGGCATTTCTCTTTTATTTCCCGGTGATTGAGCGCTACCTGTATGAGTTCGACAAAGCTGAACCAACGGACTTCAGTCCGATGGCTTCATGTATTGCCAATGCCATCTCATCGCAGTTGAGTTATCTGCGGAAGCTACATCAGAGGGGCATTCCGCTGGTCCCGCCTGATTCAGCCGAATCGCAAGCGGCAAGGATGACGAGCAACCATAAGAAGAAACGTAGCGACGCTAATGCAAGCCGCAAGCTAGACCTAGCCATTTTAGAAGCTCGCATGCCTCGTTCCATTGCAGAACGATCGCAACGGTTGGCCGACCATGTGCTTAGCAATCCCACGAAATTCGCCCTCAATCGAGAGGAAGAGCAACTTCTCGCAAAACCTTGGAGCAAAGTGAAACTCAACGCACAGAAGCTATTGAATCTACTCAATCCATAGTCGCCAAAAGATGGCTCTTCCTGACCTCGCGACGTGCGTTTAACCGCCGAAGTTTGGCTACTTGCCATTTATGCCAACAGTGAGCCTCATATTTCTTGCAGAAGATCGCTTGTTAAGTTGCACTGGCCCCACCGGTTAAGGTAGTAGCAACCAACTTTCAAGCGAAAGCCGGGCGATGGACAATCCCTACAGTATTTCAGACACGCCCTTGCGTGACGATGGCAAAAGAGGGCGGCGCTATCCACCCTGGTACAGCGTTGTAGCTTTGCTGCTGCTCATGATGGCATCTATACCGATCCTGGTATCTCTACGCTATCAATCGCGACCACCAGTCGTTCGCTTTACGATTCCCAATGGGTTTCGTGGTCCGTTCGTCGTTCGTGAAACCGAGGGCGGTATCCCTCCCAAACAAACCTCCAATCATCAGTATAGAATCGAAGTTCCACCGTCTGGAATTGCCGTGATAGGGAAGTGTCGCCTCTTTTTCCAGTGGCACACACTGGTTCCTGTTTACGCCAGCGGCGTCTCGTTACCCTACGCGTTGTCGCTTGATCCACCAGAAGATCGAACAACCGTTGCTCTATGGGGTCTTCACACCTCCGGCAATAAAGATCACTGGTACTTCGTAGGCACTCGGTCCGAAGTTGTCGACATGTATACCTCCGACCTCTCTGTCGAGGACGGAGCAATCGTCGTCTACAATCCCTACAAGTCCCCGTAGGTCGGTTACTCTCATAACCGACAAACAATCCAGCCTCGATTCTCTTGCGCTCACGACGTGCTTTGCTTTGTTAGCGAGCCAATCGAGCAGTGGGCTAAAATGGTGCGTCTAGAAGCGTGTCGGCTACGGGAGTAGCCGACCTACGGGGCAAAACCTACGGGGGGGGCGATTGGCTTTTGGGATGCTCGTTTTTTGCGGCGGCGCTGTCGCCAGAGCAAGGTGCCTGTTACTCCCAGGAGCCATGGGCTGAGCGAAACGAAAATGTAGAAGATGCGCAGCGGAAGCCCACCGATGGTTCCGTAGTGGAGTGGCAACACCCACATCATGACGGTGTCGGCGCGGGAGCGAGTCGAGGGATCTTCGGTATGTTCAATCGCCCCGGAGTACGGATTGATGACGAGTCGCACTTCGGTCAGACGCGTTTCCATCTGCTCAGGCATATTCAGAAAGACACGATAAGGATCTTCGGGTTTGGCGGGAACGTAGAGTCGATAGAGCTCGTGGCCGGGATAGTTCTCCATCGCTAACTCGACGGCAGCATTGGGGCTGATCGTTGGGCCGGTTTGCTGCGTCACCTTCATGGGGCGCGTTTCACTCGGTTTCGACCACGTGATCAGGCCGACAATCGCTTCAGCCTGCGGCCAAAACACCATCGCTGCACCGGTGGCCCCGATCACGAGCAGAAAGCAGGAAACGTAGAACCCGGCCACACGGTGGAGGTCGAAGTTGGTCCGCTTCCAACCGGTCGACCAGTTCACGAGCAGGTAGCTCCAATTGAGCGCCCCTACCGGCCACCACAGCACGATGCCACTGATCGAAAGCAAGCAGACGGCAATCGCCGAAAGCCCGGTAATCCAGTAGCCCACCTTTCCTGCCATGAGATTCACATGCAAATGCAGCACGATGCTGTGCAGGCCGCTGGTGGCCCGCGAAACTTCGAGCGCTCGCCCTGTGTAGGGATCAAGCACGATCTTATTGCCGAGTTTCGTGGTCGCGGTTACCACCCCTGTTTTGTCGGGAGGAAACACGATGCGTGTCGGAACGTCACCCTCGGGCAAGGCGCGCTGCATCGACGTGACGATGGCGTCATAGCTCAGCCTCTCGCCCCCAACGGCCACTTGGTGGCTGATTCCCGAACCGACTTCGCTCAGCCAGGTTGGAAAGACCAAGAGTGCGCCAGTGGCTCCGAGTACCAAGAGTGGTAGCGAGGCCAAAACAGCCAGCAGCCAATGCACTTTGCGGAACCACGACTTGAGTTGCGGTGATTTCATGCTTCAATTCATCTGTATTATCATTTGAAGCGCGAAGGCTTTAGGAAAGAAAGCCACCAGCGGGTGTGGGTTTGATGAAGGTCTTAGCGAAGATCAAAAGGAGGCAACTGATTTTCGCCTTCTGTGATCGTGACCGTCAGATTGGAAGTGGCTGGATTGAGATAGCGACCTCGAAAGCGATCGGGGCGCTCTCCCATGAACATGTTCTCGCGTTCTTCCGGCGTGCGAGGCTGATAACTGGTGTCGGGCCATTTCAGCGACACTCGGTAGGTTCCGACGGGGGCACCATCGTTGAGTACATAGGAGGTCAGCTGAAAGGCCCCCGAGGCATCCGTCGTTCCGTGCGGATAGATGGCTGCTGGATCATTAGCCCCGGAGGGATGCAGCGTCACCACGACCCCTGCTGCTCCTTGGCCCAGGTAGGTGACTGTACCTTGGGTCGGAAATACCGGCTTATTTCCCGCGCTGCTGGAATCGCCGCAGCCAGTATAAGTTGCGACAGCGACGAGCGCAACCACCGCCGATCTCGCGACCCAGTCCCACCACCGACAGCAACGCGGCATGCTCGCACCTTCGACCCGACTGAACTCGCTAGAAACGGGATGACCGCGCATTTAAACGGCAATTAACTTAAGGGGCCGTGACAACTTCACCACCATTGTGCGATCCGAGTGCACGAAAAGTAGTGGCATCGATCGTTTGGTTAATCAGTTTGACGGACCCATCCGCAAAACCAAACATGGCTCCACCAGGATGGAAGCTGTAAGGCTGAAACTCATTGCTACAGTTCATCACACAGGGGCCGGGACGGGTGAGTCCATCGGCGCTGTAAGTATTAAGGGCCATTCCATTGTTGCCTGCCCAAGGTGCATACCACAGGAAATCAGTGGGTATGGTCGGCTGAATCTTTCCCTTAATGATGAAGTTTGGCTTGCCACACATCTCCATAAACCAAAAAGTATTGCTGGTTCCATCCGTGATAGCGGCGAAATTAGGATCAGTGGCCCCTAAAATCCCGGTTACTGCGGCGCCGGCGGCATCACGAAGATTGCGCACTGCGTAGTAATCGGTCACGGAGCCCTTGCCGTCCGTCGTCTGAACGGTTCCAAAAATATTTTGGATCGTGACGGTTCGAAATCCACCAGGCGAGGATGGACAAACATAGAACTTGACGTGGGTTTGAATGGCGGGCTGATTGTCTGGGTGATCAAAGCCCTTGGCATAGTCGTAGCGCGACTCGAGATTACCCTGTTCGGCATAGGGCATGATGAGGGTCAACACACCATTGACCGTCGAAGTGCCGTTAGGTGACGTAACCATAATACGTCCAGGTGGCAACTTAGTGAGCGTGTCGTGATAGTTGTGGATGGCAATTCCAACCTGCCGCAGGTTATTACTGCACGACATGCGACGAGCCGCTTCACGCGCAGCTTGTACTGCAGGAAGCAACAGGGCCACCAGCACGCCAATAATGGCAATGACCACGAGCAACTCAACCAAAGTGAAACCAGAGCGCGGCGTTTTCACAGCAGTCCCCATCCCGACAGCAGAAGTTCTAGACCCCAAAACACAACACCACTCCGGGCGCAACGTAGGCGCGGGTCGAACAGCAACCATGAGGCTGGCGGATGGGCTGGCAGGTGGCAGGTCGAACGCAGGTGGGTGGTTTGAAACAGATCTCCCGGGCCGAGTGGCTGAAATCAGACAGCCAGGCGATAATGAGAACCTGTCTCAACTAACTCGCAGTTTAACTACGGCGTCTACGCAGTCAAGTGGGAGAGAGGCGTCGCCCGCAGCTTCTATCCGAACCCAAGGGTGCAACGCGAGCGATATGGGGGAAGGTTCGAGCTGCGAAGTTGCCGGGGTTTACTGCTTGGCGAGTTTCTTTTGGTAGCTGGCCACGAGCATAGGCTGGAGGCGGGCGAACGATTCGGCGGAGGGGTTGAGGATGCAGATGTAGTGCATCATGCCGTATTCAGGGTGGGGCATAATGGTGTCGAGGGCAGTGAAGTCGCGCGGCTCCTCTTGAAAGCCGAGCGAGCGGAAATCGTCTTTCGTGAGGCTGATGTTGAGTCGAAAGACCCCTTCGCGATCGAGGTTTGAATAGCTGTCGTGCGCGCTAGTGGTGAGAATGGTGGCGAGCGGGAGCCGTTGGTCGTCGCCGACAAAGAAGAAGCTCGTCCCCTCTTGGTCGAGGCGCGAGATGTTGCCGAGGCTCAGGATGAAGGCAGCGATTTGGTCGGGTGTCATGCAGCGAGTTTAGTGGGATTGTGGGGCGAGGGCCAGCGATAAAGCAAGTTTAGGGTCGCGCAGAAGTTCAGCATGCTCCTCCTGCTTCGCTGGTAGGAGCATGGCACCCCGCCGTAATAGAAGGAACACTCGCCTGCAAGCGACGTGAAAACCCAGCCATCATGGCAGAGCC
This window of the Pirellula staleyi DSM 6068 genome carries:
- a CDS encoding DUF1501 domain-containing protein, with the protein product MFDTFGRPTNVSRRRFLAQTSVQVGALGTLSIGSFARGETGKSSVAPKAKRAMMIFLAGGASHFETFDPKPDAPLEFRGPFNAISTKLPGIQFSENLRELSKLNDQFSLVRSVCHENSGHGGGQRQVQTGYKSASLEDELPHDYPAVGSVVAKMRGPMSQGMPTYMHLPNGNDGGAKFLGNAYDAFQVYSTGLPVGIQLRSSVKLDRLESRVALRKSLDRMARVASEGRAMESMDQLERQALEMITSPSAADAFELDKESEAMRMRYGKHEAGRCLLLARRFLEAGAGIVTVRMGSWDHHGNAGGTVTSGTLENVPPLDQSLSAFLTDMTERGMLDDTIVWVWGEFGRTPRINNSAGRDHWPQAMSVLLAGGGIQPGHVIGSTTSKGEHPADSPFSPADVLATVYKQLGIDTSHQFLNTAGRPISILAEGKPIRELL
- a CDS encoding PepSY-associated TM helix domain-containing protein; translated protein: MKSPQLKSWFRKVHWLLAVLASLPLLVLGATGALLVFPTWLSEVGSGISHQVAVGGERLSYDAIVTSMQRALPEGDVPTRIVFPPDKTGVVTATTKLGNKIVLDPYTGRALEVSRATSGLHSIVLHLHVNLMAGKVGYWITGLSAIAVCLLSISGIVLWWPVGALNWSYLLVNWSTGWKRTNFDLHRVAGFYVSCFLLVIGATGAAMVFWPQAEAIVGLITWSKPSETRPMKVTQQTGPTISPNAAVELAMENYPGHELYRLYVPAKPEDPYRVFLNMPEQMETRLTEVRLVINPYSGAIEHTEDPSTRSRADTVMMWVLPLHYGTIGGLPLRIFYIFVSLSPWLLGVTGTLLWRQRRRKKRASQKPIAPPVGFAP
- a CDS encoding DUF6194 family protein, with the protein product MTPDQIAAFILSLGNISRLDQEGTSFFFVGDDQRLPLATILTTSAHDSYSNLDREGVFRLNISLTKDDFRSLGFQEEPRDFTALDTIMPHPEYGMMHYICILNPSAESFARLQPMLVASYQKKLAKQ
- a CDS encoding DUF1559 domain-containing protein, with translation MKTPRSGFTLVELLVVIAIIGVLVALLLPAVQAAREAARRMSCSNNLRQVGIAIHNYHDTLTKLPPGRIMVTSPNGTSTVNGVLTLIMPYAEQGNLESRYDYAKGFDHPDNQPAIQTHVKFYVCPSSPGGFRTVTIQNIFGTVQTTDGKGSVTDYYAVRNLRDAAGAAVTGILGATDPNFAAITDGTSNTFWFMEMCGKPNFIIKGKIQPTIPTDFLWYAPWAGNNGMALNTYSADGLTRPGPCVMNCSNEFQPYSFHPGGAMFGFADGSVKLINQTIDATTFRALGSHNGGEVVTAP